From Lolium perenne isolate Kyuss_39 chromosome 5, Kyuss_2.0, whole genome shotgun sequence, a single genomic window includes:
- the LOC127304477 gene encoding RING-H2 finger protein ATL70-like codes for MAGPSTALLLGASVAVLIVISAVTFLCANRVHRASRRSAVGDQDAELGRGCAAAAPGIDEAVLASYPTAVYSKAGTGKEEEEGTQCAVCLVEYADGDELRRLPGCLHAFHRRCIDDWLRRRPSCPLCRSSPPPTNTSSAC; via the coding sequence ATGGCCGGCCCCTCCACCGCGCTGCTGCTCGGCGCCTCCGTGGCGGTCCTCATCGTGATCTCCGCCGTCACCTTCCTCTGCGCCAACCGGGTGCACCGCGCGTCGCGGCGGAGCGCCGTCGGCGACCAGGACGCGGAGCTGGGCCGAGGGTGCGCCGCAGCCGCGCCAGGGATCGACGAGGCCGTCCTGGCCTCGTACCCGACGGCGGTGTACTCCAAGGCAGGGACcggcaaggaggaggaggagggcacgCAGTGCGCGGTGTGCCTGGTGGAGTACGCGGACGGCGACGAGCTCCGGCGGCTGCCAGGGTGCCTCCACGCCTTCCACCGACGATGCATCGACGACTGGCTGCGCCGGCGGCCGAGCTGCCCGCTTTGCCGGTCCTCGCCGCCTCCCACCAACACCAGCAGCGCATGCTAA